Proteins encoded in a region of the Anoxybacillus amylolyticus genome:
- the darG gene encoding type II toxin-antitoxin system antitoxin DNA ADP-ribosyl glycohydrolase DarG yields MIILKQGNLLEDDAEALVNTVNCVGVMGKGIALQFKQAYPEMFSEYEKAYRRGELQPGKMHVFIRDSFFPPKYIINFPTKRHWKNKSRIEDIELGLADLVKVIEKLGIRSIAIPPLGCGNGGLDWEEVRRKIEAVFESLPNIEVYLYEPAESPAPDQVMIRTNPPKMTRARALLLMLMNDYSIPGYKLSLLEVQKLAYFLQAVGEPLKLRFEKSKYGPYAENLNHVLIRLDGHFIRGFGDRSREAEIYLMPSAVQKAEQYLQGDSEAYGRLRKVRDIIQGFETPYGLELLSTVHWVVKENTNIQDDIQLIVEKVHSWNERKRRIFKKEHIQKAWWHLKEIGMLEK; encoded by the coding sequence ATGATCATTTTAAAACAAGGGAATCTACTGGAAGATGATGCCGAAGCGCTTGTGAATACAGTGAATTGTGTCGGTGTGATGGGAAAAGGAATTGCTTTGCAATTTAAACAAGCTTATCCCGAAATGTTTTCTGAATATGAAAAAGCTTATCGACGTGGAGAGTTACAGCCGGGGAAAATGCATGTTTTTATAAGAGACTCTTTTTTTCCACCAAAATATATTATTAATTTTCCAACGAAACGCCATTGGAAAAATAAATCACGGATAGAGGATATTGAATTAGGATTAGCGGATTTAGTAAAAGTTATTGAAAAACTTGGTATTCGCTCAATCGCTATTCCACCGCTTGGGTGTGGAAATGGGGGATTGGATTGGGAAGAAGTACGTCGAAAAATTGAAGCGGTTTTCGAATCATTGCCGAATATCGAAGTATATTTATATGAGCCGGCTGAAAGCCCAGCTCCCGATCAAGTAATGATTCGCACCAATCCCCCAAAGATGACGAGAGCAAGAGCGTTGTTATTGATGCTAATGAATGATTACTCGATTCCAGGGTATAAATTGTCACTGCTTGAAGTACAAAAATTAGCCTATTTTCTCCAAGCGGTTGGGGAGCCACTGAAGTTACGATTTGAAAAAAGCAAATACGGTCCATATGCCGAAAACTTAAACCACGTATTAATTCGTTTAGATGGTCACTTTATTCGCGGTTTTGGCGACCGGAGTCGGGAGGCAGAAATATATTTAATGCCGAGCGCTGTCCAAAAAGCAGAGCAATATTTGCAAGGAGATTCGGAAGCCTATGGTCGTTTGCGAAAAGTGCGAGATATTATTCAAGGGTTTGAAACACCGTATGGATTAGAGTTGCTTTCTACGGTGCATTGGGTAGTGAAAGAAAATACGAATATACAAGATGATATTCAGTTAATTGTAGAAAAAGTGCATAGTTGGAACGAGCGGAAGCGTAGAATATTTAAGAAGGAACATATTCAAAAAGCTTGGTGGCATTTGAAAGAGATTGGAATGCTGGAGAAGTAA
- a CDS encoding HD-GYP domain-containing protein has translation MYFFTGLLGKAYQHIFKQILEDVLNRQELMIQLSDLVVSNGYFFHHAVNVATIAAVIGVAKGYRTEQLFDLGIGALLFDIGMTQIPEELWRKKGFLTPEERTILHQHTVLGFNMLKDQDNISLASAYCALQHHERYDGSGYPRGIKGKGMHEYAKIVAIADVFDALISARYHRKQYSPHEAAEYLSAAGNILFDYELIKTFLSHVAIYPVATTVVLNTGYTGVVAKVFPEFPLRPIVRIIQDPYGEELKSPYEIDLRKEMNVTIVKAI, from the coding sequence GTGTACTTTTTCACCGGCCTTTTAGGGAAAGCGTATCAACATATTTTTAAGCAAATATTAGAAGACGTATTAAACCGCCAAGAGTTGATGATTCAACTGTCCGATTTAGTGGTTTCTAACGGTTATTTTTTCCACCATGCAGTCAATGTCGCAACAATCGCGGCGGTGATTGGCGTAGCGAAAGGATATCGGACAGAGCAACTGTTTGACCTTGGGATTGGCGCACTATTGTTTGATATCGGCATGACGCAAATTCCGGAAGAACTTTGGCGGAAAAAAGGGTTTTTAACGCCGGAGGAGCGAACGATTCTTCATCAGCACACCGTCCTTGGCTTTAACATGTTAAAAGACCAAGACAACATTTCGCTCGCTTCTGCGTATTGTGCGCTACAACATCATGAACGCTATGACGGGAGTGGCTATCCACGGGGCATAAAAGGAAAAGGAATGCATGAATACGCGAAAATAGTAGCGATTGCCGACGTATTTGATGCACTCATATCGGCGCGCTACCACCGTAAGCAATATTCGCCGCACGAAGCAGCGGAGTATCTATCCGCCGCTGGTAACATTTTATTCGATTATGAATTAATTAAAACATTTCTTTCGCATGTCGCCATCTACCCAGTAGCTACTACCGTCGTTTTAAATACCGGCTACACCGGCGTCGTCGCAAAAGTGTTCCCTGAGTTTCCGCTGCGCCCCATCGTCCGCATCATCCAAGACCCATACGGCGAAGAACTCAAAAGCCCATACGAAATCGACTTGCGGAAAGAAATGAATGTGACGATTGTAAAGGCGATATGA
- a CDS encoding transposase, with protein MEREWIMKAPKNPSTQPRLFQVIDMEDLVPPHHILRQINEAVDFSVIHDWVAPLYTEKTGRPAADPERLLRLMLLSYLFDHSERELYEILPMHAGYLWFCGLDFESVLHPDPHHPTLPDRTTLVKTRKRWRQHGIFDRLMTYVVDQCIAAGLVSPDVYAAADGTQVRANASIHSLREIKLAPVETLEDYLARTAREDEQTESPEADRDPDDDPPSPSPQSGERAHAEERGNFRGTTFSNQTHRSVTDPDARLYKKGKGQEAYPRYLVHDVIDVRSRVILSRKVSVATGTAERETSLEQLASIRFRHPSITIRTLSADKAYGTTEYLEALFAQGITPLVSLRRKEMEEIPTWKRRAKDPAQEAQRQAKVREVQIRNQARLIQQQGGYRSIQALRTRCEHVFAEGKECHGLDRARSRGLDAMEEQALLTAVVQNLKRLCRFRKKRGGTGSLACAKTEFGAGSPARPPVLWRQMAGRMVSKIRHEGSLCPINSPAF; from the coding sequence ATGGAGCGTGAATGGATCATGAAAGCCCCCAAAAACCCTTCGACCCAGCCTCGGTTGTTTCAAGTCATCGACATGGAGGACCTGGTTCCCCCACATCATATCCTGCGCCAAATCAACGAAGCGGTTGACTTTTCCGTCATTCACGATTGGGTGGCTCCCCTGTACACGGAAAAAACGGGTCGCCCGGCGGCGGATCCGGAACGGCTGCTTCGCCTGATGCTGCTCTCGTATTTGTTTGATCACTCCGAGCGGGAGTTGTATGAGATCCTCCCGATGCATGCCGGATACCTGTGGTTTTGCGGTCTTGACTTTGAATCCGTGCTCCATCCCGACCCGCATCATCCCACGCTTCCGGATCGAACGACGCTCGTGAAAACACGGAAACGCTGGCGTCAACACGGAATCTTTGATCGGCTGATGACCTACGTGGTGGACCAGTGCATCGCGGCGGGGCTGGTCTCTCCGGATGTCTATGCGGCGGCTGATGGCACCCAAGTGCGGGCGAATGCTTCGATCCACAGCTTGCGGGAGATCAAGCTCGCTCCGGTGGAGACGTTGGAAGACTACCTGGCCCGCACCGCTCGGGAAGATGAACAGACCGAGTCCCCGGAGGCTGACCGGGATCCCGATGACGATCCGCCTTCTCCGTCTCCCCAATCAGGAGAGCGCGCCCATGCCGAAGAACGAGGAAACTTCCGTGGAACCACGTTTTCCAATCAAACCCATCGAAGCGTGACGGATCCGGATGCTCGGTTGTACAAGAAAGGCAAAGGGCAGGAAGCGTATCCTCGGTATTTGGTACACGATGTCATCGATGTCCGGTCACGCGTCATTTTATCTCGAAAAGTGAGCGTGGCCACCGGAACGGCGGAACGGGAGACGAGTTTGGAGCAGCTGGCTTCGATTCGATTCCGCCACCCGTCGATCACGATCCGGACCTTGTCCGCGGACAAAGCATATGGCACCACGGAGTATTTGGAAGCGCTCTTCGCCCAAGGCATTACGCCGCTCGTGTCGCTGCGCCGCAAGGAGATGGAGGAGATTCCAACCTGGAAGCGCCGGGCGAAGGATCCCGCTCAGGAAGCACAACGCCAGGCGAAAGTCCGAGAAGTTCAGATTCGCAACCAAGCGAGGCTCATTCAGCAACAGGGCGGTTATCGATCTATTCAAGCCCTTCGCACGCGTTGTGAGCATGTGTTCGCCGAAGGGAAGGAATGTCATGGGCTGGACCGGGCCCGAAGCCGGGGCCTGGACGCCATGGAAGAACAGGCGCTGTTGACCGCCGTCGTGCAAAATCTGAAGCGATTGTGCCGGTTTCGAAAAAAACGAGGGGGGACCGGCTCTTTGGCGTGCGCAAAAACGGAATTTGGAGCAGGAAGTCCTGCTCGTCCTCCCGTCCTTTGGCGCCAAATGGCGGGGAGAATGGTCTCCAAAATTCGACATGAGGGAAGTCTATGCCCCATTAATTCACCGGCCTTCTAA
- the hpf gene encoding ribosome hibernation-promoting factor, HPF/YfiA family has product MKYNIRGENIEVTQALREYVEKKIGKLERYFESTEGVTVHVNLKVYNDKQAKIEVTIPMPQLVLRAEERHDDMYAAIDLVADKLERQIRKHKTKVNRKWRDKDTKHVFAPNDAPATAVETEEEEFELVRTKRFSLKPMDSEEAILQMNMLGHNFFVFTNAETNRTNIVYRRKDGRYGLIETN; this is encoded by the coding sequence ATGAAGTACAACATTCGCGGTGAAAACATTGAGGTGACCCAAGCATTGCGGGAGTATGTCGAAAAAAAAATCGGCAAATTAGAGCGTTATTTTGAATCTACGGAAGGAGTAACTGTACACGTTAATTTAAAAGTATATAATGATAAACAAGCAAAAATTGAAGTGACGATTCCGATGCCACAATTAGTGTTGCGCGCCGAAGAACGCCACGATGATATGTATGCGGCAATCGATTTAGTAGCCGATAAATTAGAACGCCAAATTCGCAAACATAAAACAAAAGTGAACCGAAAATGGCGGGATAAAGATACGAAGCATGTGTTTGCGCCAAATGATGCGCCGGCAACGGCAGTCGAAACGGAAGAAGAAGAATTCGAACTCGTCCGGACGAAGCGATTCAGCTTAAAACCGATGGACAGCGAAGAAGCGATTTTGCAAATGAATATGCTCGGTCATAACTTCTTCGTCTTTACCAACGCCGAAACAAACCGGACAAACATCGTCTACCGCCGGAAAGACGGTCGGTACGGCTTAATTGAAACGAACTAA
- the secA gene encoding preprotein translocase subunit SecA, with product MLGVLKKVFDPNKRQIHRLEKIAEQVDALGPEMANLSDEQLRQKTEEFKARYQQGESLDDLLVEAFAVVREGAKRVLGLYPYKVQIMGGVVLHEGNIAEMKTGEGKTLTATMPVYLNALTGKGVHVVTVNEYLASRDATEMGRLYEFLGLTVGLNLTGMSQEEKQAAYNADITYGTNNEFGFDYLRDNMVLYKEHMVQRPLHFAVIDEVDSILIDEARTPLIISGTAQKSTKLYIQANAFVRTLKKDVDYTYDEKTKSVQLTEEGITKAERAFGIDNLFDLKHVTLNHHINQALKAHVTMHRDVDYVVEDGKVVIVDPFTGRLMRGRRYSDGLHQAIEAKEGLEIQNESMTLATITFQNYFRMYEKLAGMTGTAKTEEEEFRNIYNMQVVVIPTNRPVIREDRPDLIYKTMEGKFRAVVDDIAERHAKGQPVLVGTVAIETSELISNMLKKRGIPHNVLNAKNHAKEAEIIAQAGQKGAVTIATNMAGRGTDIKLGEGVKELGGLAVIGTERHESRRIDNQLRGRSGRQGDPGVSQFYLSLEDELMRRFGSENLMAMMDRLGMDDSQPIQSKMVTKAVESAQKRVEGNNFDARKQLLQYDDVLREQREIIYRQRFEVLDSENLRGIVEKMIQSVIERIVNAHTPSEEMPEDWDLKGIIDYVNANLLPEGDVTINDLRGKEPEEMIELIWQKVKMRYDEKEAQIAPEQMREFERVIVLRAVDMKWMDHIDAMEQLRQGIHLRAYGQVDPLREYQMEGYAMFEAMIASIEEEVAKYIMKAEIHSNLERQEVAKGEAVHPKDDEGEVKKKPVRKAMDIGRNDPCICGSGKKYKNCCGR from the coding sequence ATGCTTGGAGTATTAAAAAAGGTGTTTGACCCAAACAAACGCCAAATTCATCGATTAGAAAAAATTGCAGAGCAAGTCGATGCGCTCGGTCCGGAAATGGCAAACCTTTCTGATGAACAGTTGCGCCAAAAAACGGAAGAATTTAAAGCGCGCTATCAACAGGGCGAGTCGCTTGATGATTTATTAGTTGAAGCGTTTGCCGTCGTGCGCGAAGGAGCGAAGCGCGTCCTTGGCTTATATCCATACAAAGTGCAAATTATGGGCGGGGTCGTCCTCCATGAAGGCAATATTGCCGAAATGAAAACAGGGGAAGGAAAAACGTTAACGGCAACGATGCCGGTCTATTTAAATGCACTTACCGGTAAAGGTGTGCACGTCGTTACCGTGAACGAATACCTCGCGAGCCGCGACGCAACGGAAATGGGGCGGTTGTACGAATTTTTAGGGTTAACCGTTGGCTTAAATTTAACGGGCATGTCACAGGAAGAAAAACAAGCGGCGTATAATGCCGATATTACGTACGGAACGAACAACGAATTCGGTTTTGACTATTTGCGTGACAACATGGTGCTTTATAAAGAGCATATGGTGCAGCGTCCGCTTCATTTTGCCGTCATCGACGAAGTTGACTCGATTTTAATTGACGAAGCACGCACGCCGCTTATTATCTCCGGAACGGCGCAAAAATCGACGAAATTGTATATTCAAGCGAATGCGTTCGTCCGCACGTTGAAAAAAGACGTCGACTATACGTACGACGAAAAAACAAAAAGCGTCCAGCTGACGGAAGAAGGCATTACGAAAGCAGAGCGGGCGTTTGGCATTGACAACTTGTTTGACTTGAAACATGTGACGTTGAACCATCACATTAACCAAGCGTTAAAAGCACATGTGACGATGCACCGCGATGTTGATTACGTCGTTGAAGACGGAAAAGTCGTGATTGTTGACCCATTTACTGGTCGTTTGATGCGTGGCCGCCGCTACAGTGACGGCTTGCATCAAGCGATTGAAGCGAAAGAAGGACTCGAAATTCAAAACGAGTCGATGACGCTCGCGACGATTACGTTCCAAAACTACTTCCGCATGTACGAAAAACTAGCGGGAATGACCGGTACGGCGAAAACGGAAGAGGAAGAGTTTCGCAACATTTACAACATGCAAGTCGTCGTCATTCCGACAAACCGGCCGGTTATTCGTGAAGACCGTCCAGACTTAATTTATAAAACGATGGAAGGAAAGTTCCGCGCCGTCGTCGACGATATTGCGGAGCGCCACGCGAAAGGGCAGCCGGTGCTCGTCGGGACGGTGGCGATTGAAACGTCGGAATTAATTTCCAATATGTTGAAAAAACGCGGCATTCCGCATAACGTATTAAACGCGAAAAACCATGCGAAAGAAGCGGAGATTATCGCACAGGCGGGCCAAAAAGGCGCGGTGACGATCGCAACGAACATGGCCGGACGCGGAACGGATATTAAGCTTGGTGAAGGCGTGAAAGAACTTGGTGGATTGGCCGTTATCGGTACGGAGCGGCACGAAAGCCGCCGGATTGACAACCAATTGCGTGGGCGTTCTGGGCGCCAAGGCGACCCGGGGGTATCGCAATTTTACTTGTCGCTTGAAGATGAATTGATGCGCCGCTTCGGTTCAGAAAACTTAATGGCGATGATGGATCGGTTAGGCATGGACGACTCGCAGCCGATTCAAAGTAAAATGGTGACAAAAGCGGTCGAATCAGCACAAAAACGGGTCGAAGGCAACAACTTCGATGCGCGCAAGCAGTTGTTGCAGTACGACGATGTGTTGCGTGAGCAGCGCGAAATTATTTACCGTCAACGCTTTGAAGTGCTCGATTCGGAAAACTTGCGCGGCATCGTCGAAAAAATGATTCAATCCGTCATTGAACGGATCGTGAACGCGCATACGCCGAGTGAAGAAATGCCGGAAGATTGGGATTTAAAAGGCATTATCGACTATGTCAACGCGAACCTTTTACCAGAAGGCGATGTTACAATCAATGACTTGCGCGGCAAAGAGCCGGAAGAAATGATCGAACTTATTTGGCAAAAAGTAAAAATGCGCTATGACGAAAAAGAAGCGCAAATCGCACCAGAGCAAATGCGCGAGTTTGAGCGCGTCATCGTCCTTCGCGCCGTCGATATGAAATGGATGGATCATATTGATGCGATGGAACAACTGCGCCAAGGGATTCACTTGCGGGCGTATGGTCAAGTTGACCCGCTCCGTGAGTACCAAATGGAAGGATACGCGATGTTTGAAGCGATGATTGCCTCGATCGAAGAGGAAGTCGCAAAATACATTATGAAAGCAGAAATTCATAGCAACCTTGAGCGGCAAGAAGTCGCCAAAGGCGAAGCCGTCCATCCGAAAGACGATGAAGGAGAAGTGAAGAAAAAGCCGGTGCGCAAAGCGATGGATATCGGACGAAACGACCCGTGCATTTGCGGCAGCGGCAAAAAGTATAAAAACTGTTGTGGACGATAA
- the prfB gene encoding peptide chain release factor 2 (programmed frameshift) has protein sequence MFDLVEVKQELEKMAKRLADIRGSLDLDAKEARIQALEEQMAAPNFWDDQKAAQAVISEANALKELVGEFRALEERFDNLEVTYELVKEEPDEDLQQELVAEAKKLAKDFSEFELQLLLNEPYDKNNAILELHPGAGGTESQDWGSMLLRMYTRWAEKKGFKVETLDYLPGEEAGIKSVTLLIKGYNAYGYLKAEKGVHRLVRISPFDASGRRHTSFVSCEVMPEFDDDIEVEIRPDEIKVDTYRSSGAGGQHVNTTDSAVRITHLPTGIVVTCQSERSQIKNREKAMNMLKAKLYQKKMEEQQAELAEIRGEQKEIGWGSQIRSYVFHPYSLVKDHRTNTEVGNVQAVMDGEIDVFIDAYLRSKLKQG, from the exons ATGTTTGATTTAGTAGAAGTGAAGCAAGAGTTAGAAAAAATGGCTAAGCGATTAGCGGATATTAGGGGGTCTCTT GACCTCGATGCAAAAGAAGCGCGCATTCAAGCGCTAGAAGAACAAATGGCCGCGCCAAACTTTTGGGATGACCAAAAAGCAGCACAAGCGGTCATTAGCGAGGCAAATGCGCTGAAAGAGTTAGTCGGCGAGTTTCGCGCGCTAGAGGAGCGGTTTGACAACTTAGAAGTGACGTATGAACTTGTTAAAGAAGAGCCGGATGAGGACTTGCAGCAAGAGCTTGTGGCAGAGGCGAAAAAGCTCGCGAAAGATTTTAGCGAATTTGAACTTCAACTATTATTAAACGAGCCGTACGATAAAAACAACGCAATTTTAGAACTGCATCCAGGGGCAGGCGGTACGGAATCGCAAGACTGGGGCTCAATGCTTTTGCGCATGTATACGAGATGGGCGGAGAAAAAAGGCTTTAAAGTCGAAACGCTCGACTATTTACCAGGCGAAGAGGCGGGTATTAAAAGCGTGACGCTTTTAATTAAAGGGTATAACGCTTACGGCTATTTAAAAGCGGAAAAAGGAGTACATCGGCTTGTGCGCATTTCGCCGTTTGATGCCTCAGGACGCCGCCATACGTCGTTTGTGTCGTGCGAAGTGATGCCAGAGTTTGATGATGATATTGAAGTGGAAATTCGTCCGGACGAAATCAAAGTTGATACGTACCGTTCAAGTGGAGCTGGCGGTCAGCACGTCAATACGACCGATTCGGCTGTTCGCATTACCCATCTTCCGACCGGTATTGTCGTGACGTGCCAATCGGAGCGGTCGCAAATTAAAAACCGCGAAAAAGCGATGAATATGTTGAAAGCGAAGCTCTATCAAAAGAAAATGGAAGAGCAGCAAGCCGAGCTTGCCGAGATTCGCGGCGAGCAAAAAGAAATCGGCTGGGGCAGTCAAATTCGCTCGTACGTATTCCATCCGTATTCGCTTGTCAAAGACCATCGCACGAACACCGAAGTCGGCAACGTTCAAGCGGTCATGGACGGCGAAATTGACGTTTTTATCGATGCGTATTTACGTTCGAAACTAAAACAAGGGTGA